In one window of Cupriavidus necator N-1 DNA:
- a CDS encoding MaoC family dehydratase has translation MLYFEDFEVGSRRELGSYLVTEEEILAFARQYDPQPFHIDKEAAARSIYGGVISSGWMTCSIMMRLLVLSSTGKSASMGSPGVDEIRWLKPVYAGDTLSVVLNVLDTRPSQSKPDRGVVHTQWEATNQRGELVCTVKGMGMYGRRPA, from the coding sequence ATGCTGTATTTCGAGGACTTTGAAGTCGGCAGCCGCCGCGAACTGGGTTCGTACCTCGTCACCGAGGAAGAGATCCTGGCTTTTGCGCGCCAGTACGATCCGCAGCCGTTCCATATCGACAAGGAGGCCGCTGCCAGGAGCATCTATGGCGGCGTGATATCGAGCGGCTGGATGACGTGCTCGATCATGATGCGGCTGCTGGTGCTGAGCAGCACCGGCAAGTCAGCCAGCATGGGCTCGCCTGGTGTGGATGAGATTCGCTGGCTCAAGCCCGTCTATGCCGGCGACACGCTCAGCGTCGTGCTGAATGTGCTCGATACCCGGCCGTCGCAGTCCAAGCCGGACCGCGGCGTGGTCCACACCCAGTGGGAAGCCACCAACCAGCGCGGTGAACTGGTCTGCACCGTCAAGGGCATGGGCATGTACGGCCGCCGGCCCGCCTGA
- a CDS encoding MaoC family dehydratase: MRTIASLEELEGLQGQEVAVSDWIEVTQQQVNQFADATGDHQWIHIDVERAKKESPYGGPIAHGFLTLSLLPKFMHNALHMPSKIGVNYGLNRVRFTAPVPVGSKLRARIKLLKVDRLDPLPKSPELVGAQSTWEVTIEREGSDRPVCVAESISRRYG; this comes from the coding sequence ATGCGCACCATCGCATCGCTTGAAGAACTGGAAGGCCTGCAGGGCCAGGAAGTCGCGGTCAGCGACTGGATCGAGGTGACCCAGCAGCAGGTCAACCAGTTTGCCGATGCCACCGGCGACCACCAGTGGATCCACATCGACGTGGAGCGCGCAAAGAAGGAGTCGCCCTATGGCGGCCCGATCGCCCACGGCTTCCTGACGCTGTCGCTGCTGCCCAAGTTCATGCACAACGCGCTGCACATGCCATCGAAGATCGGCGTCAACTACGGCCTGAACCGCGTGCGCTTCACGGCGCCTGTGCCGGTAGGCAGCAAACTGCGGGCACGAATCAAGCTGCTCAAGGTCGATCGGCTCGATCCGCTGCCGAAGTCTCCTGAACTGGTGGGCGCTCAGTCCACCTGGGAAGTGACGATCGAGCGCGAGGGCAGCGACCGTCCGGTGTGCGTGGCGGAGTCGATTTCGCGCCGATATGGATGA
- the cyoA gene encoding ubiquinol oxidase subunit II: protein MKKPILPRWTRFLPCLGLLLLAGCNMTLLDPKGQVGVDIKNIILIATWLMLLVVLPVIVLTLVFAWKYRASNTSARYEPDWSHSTAIEVVVWLIPCLIIIALGIITWKSSHDLDPYKPLESSKKPVTVEVVALNWKWLFIYPELKIATVNQIAFPVDTPVNFKITSDSIMNSFFIPQLGSQVYAMAGMETKLHLIANEAGSYDGVSANYSGGGFSGMKFKAMAMSNYEFDQWVAKVRASSTELGVEGYKTLAQPSEKEPVTYYGKVEDQLFRNILHKYMDHSGTAVAADGFKGGPICTSRNTLGEEQLSMTTPAKLALGAQS, encoded by the coding sequence ATGAAGAAACCCATACTGCCGCGTTGGACGCGGTTCCTGCCTTGCCTTGGCCTGCTCCTGCTCGCCGGCTGCAACATGACACTGCTCGACCCGAAAGGGCAGGTCGGCGTCGACATCAAGAACATCATCCTGATCGCTACGTGGCTCATGCTGCTGGTGGTGCTGCCGGTGATCGTGCTCACGCTGGTGTTCGCCTGGAAGTACCGCGCGTCCAATACCTCGGCGCGCTATGAGCCGGACTGGTCGCACTCCACCGCGATCGAAGTGGTGGTATGGCTGATCCCCTGCCTGATCATCATTGCGCTGGGCATCATCACCTGGAAGTCCTCGCACGATCTGGACCCGTACAAGCCGCTTGAATCCAGCAAGAAGCCGGTCACCGTCGAGGTGGTGGCGCTGAACTGGAAGTGGCTGTTCATCTATCCGGAACTGAAGATCGCCACGGTCAACCAGATCGCCTTCCCGGTCGACACCCCGGTGAACTTCAAGATCACCTCGGATTCGATCATGAATTCGTTCTTCATCCCGCAACTGGGCAGCCAGGTGTACGCCATGGCAGGGATGGAGACCAAGCTCCACCTGATCGCCAACGAAGCCGGTTCTTACGACGGCGTGTCGGCCAACTACAGCGGCGGCGGTTTTTCGGGCATGAAGTTCAAGGCGATGGCCATGTCGAACTACGAGTTCGACCAGTGGGTCGCCAAGGTTCGCGCCTCGTCCACCGAACTGGGCGTTGAAGGCTACAAGACGCTGGCACAACCCAGCGAGAAGGAGCCGGTCACGTACTACGGCAAGGTGGAAGACCAGCTCTTCCGCAACATCCTGCACAAGTACATGGACCACAGCGGCACGGCTGTCGCCGCCGACGGGTTCAAGGGCGGCCCGATCTGCACGTCGCGCAACACCCTCGGTGAAGAGCAGCTGTCGATGACCACGCCGGCCAAGCTGGCGCTGGGCGCGCAATCCTAG
- the cyoB gene encoding cytochrome o ubiquinol oxidase subunit I, with protein MFGKLSLSAIPFHEPIIMVVLAGVAVGGAALLGAITYFKKWGYLWNEWFTSVDHKKIGVMYCLVALIMLLRGFSDAIMMRAQLALATNGATGVLPPEHYDQIFTAHGVIMIFFVAMPLMTGLMNLVVPLQIGARDVAFPFLNTLSFWLFVAGAMLVNISLGVGEFAKTGWLAYPPLSGLDFSPGVGVDYYLWSLQISGLGTLLTGVNFLVTILRMRAPGMTLMRMPVFTWTALCTNVLIVAAFPVLTVTLALLGLDRYLGMHFFTNDGGGNAMMYVNLIWIWGHPEVYILILPAFGIFSEVIATFSGKKLFGYKGMVYATAAIMVLSFIVWLHHFFTMGSGANVNAFFGITTMIISIPTGVKIFNWLFTMYRGRVQMTTPVLWTLGFMITFVIGGMTGVLMAVPAADFVLHNSLFLIAHFHNVIIGGVLFGYLAGITYWWPKAFGFKLNERLGKYAFWCWLVGFYFAFMPLYVLGLMGMTRRLNHTDNPAWTPWLYLAVVGVVFVALGIFFQVLQIVVSIRDRKKLADVTGDPWGGRTLEWATSSPPPFYNFAHTPVVRDLDAFADMKARGETLPTEGYEKIHMPKNTGAGFIIGAFSLVFGFALTWHIWWMAAVGLVGMIWAFIHRSNDDHIDYYVPATEVEQIETRQLQRIASQA; from the coding sequence ATGTTTGGCAAGTTGAGTTTGTCGGCGATTCCGTTTCATGAGCCGATCATCATGGTCGTTCTGGCCGGCGTCGCCGTGGGCGGGGCCGCGCTGCTAGGCGCGATCACCTATTTCAAGAAGTGGGGCTACCTCTGGAACGAGTGGTTCACCTCGGTCGACCACAAGAAGATCGGCGTGATGTACTGCCTGGTCGCCCTGATCATGCTGCTGCGCGGCTTTTCCGACGCGATCATGATGCGCGCCCAGCTGGCGCTCGCCACCAATGGCGCGACCGGCGTGCTGCCGCCTGAGCACTACGACCAGATCTTCACCGCCCACGGCGTGATCATGATCTTCTTCGTGGCCATGCCGCTCATGACCGGCCTGATGAACCTGGTCGTGCCGCTGCAGATCGGCGCGCGCGACGTGGCCTTCCCGTTCCTGAACACGCTCTCGTTCTGGCTGTTCGTCGCGGGCGCCATGCTGGTCAATATCTCGCTGGGCGTCGGTGAATTCGCCAAGACCGGCTGGCTGGCCTACCCGCCGCTGTCGGGCCTGGACTTCAGCCCGGGCGTGGGCGTGGACTACTACCTGTGGAGCTTGCAGATCTCAGGCCTGGGCACGCTGCTGACCGGCGTGAACTTCCTGGTGACGATCCTGCGCATGCGCGCCCCGGGCATGACCCTGATGCGCATGCCGGTGTTCACCTGGACCGCGCTGTGCACCAACGTGCTGATCGTGGCCGCCTTCCCGGTGCTGACCGTGACCCTGGCGCTGCTGGGCCTGGACCGCTACCTCGGCATGCACTTCTTCACGAACGATGGTGGCGGCAATGCCATGATGTACGTGAACCTGATCTGGATCTGGGGCCACCCCGAGGTGTACATCCTGATCCTGCCGGCGTTCGGCATCTTCTCTGAAGTGATCGCCACGTTCTCGGGCAAGAAGCTGTTCGGCTACAAGGGCATGGTGTACGCGACCGCCGCCATCATGGTGCTGTCGTTCATCGTGTGGCTGCACCACTTCTTCACGATGGGTTCGGGCGCCAACGTCAACGCGTTCTTCGGCATCACCACCATGATCATCTCCATCCCGACCGGGGTGAAGATCTTCAACTGGCTGTTCACCATGTACCGCGGCCGGGTCCAGATGACCACGCCGGTGCTGTGGACGCTGGGCTTCATGATCACCTTCGTGATCGGCGGCATGACCGGCGTGCTGATGGCCGTGCCGGCTGCTGACTTCGTGCTGCACAACAGCCTGTTCCTGATCGCCCACTTCCACAACGTGATCATCGGCGGCGTGCTGTTCGGCTACCTGGCCGGCATCACCTACTGGTGGCCGAAGGCGTTCGGCTTCAAGCTGAACGAGCGCCTGGGCAAGTACGCCTTCTGGTGCTGGCTGGTGGGCTTCTACTTCGCCTTCATGCCGCTGTACGTGCTGGGCCTGATGGGCATGACCCGCCGCCTGAACCACACCGACAACCCGGCCTGGACGCCGTGGCTGTACCTGGCCGTGGTCGGCGTGGTGTTCGTGGCGCTGGGCATCTTCTTCCAGGTGCTGCAGATCGTGGTGTCGATCCGCGACCGCAAGAAGCTGGCCGACGTGACCGGCGACCCGTGGGGCGGCCGCACCCTGGAGTGGGCCACCTCGTCGCCGCCGCCGTTCTACAACTTCGCGCACACCCCTGTGGTGCGTGACCTGGACGCGTTCGCCGACATGAAGGCCCGCGGCGAGACCCTGCCGACCGAAGGCTACGAGAAGATCCACATGCCCAAGAACACGGGCGCGGGCTTCATCATCGGCGCCTTCAGCCTGGTGTTCGGCTTTGCCCTGACCTGGCATATCTGGTGGATGGCCGCGGTTGGCCTGGTGGGCATGATCTGGGCGTTCATCCACCGCAGCAACGACGACCACATCGACTACTACGTGCCGGCCACCGAGGTCGAGCAGATCGAAACGCGCCAACTGCAGCGCATTGCTTCGCAAGCCTGA
- the cyoC gene encoding cytochrome o ubiquinol oxidase subunit III produces the protein MSTQVLDRIPAQAGASAHADAHGHDHAHHDTSANTVYGFWIYLMSDCIIFAGLFAAFAVLRGELAGGPSAKELFELNYVLVETFILLFSSITYGMAMISLQNRSLSRVQVWLGVTFLLGLAFMAMEINEFHHLIAEGAGPGRSAFLSSFFTLVGTHGLHVASGMLWMIVLMWQLSKKGITPTLTKRLTCLSLFWHFLDVVWIGVFTVVYLMGHL, from the coding sequence ATGTCGACTCAAGTTCTAGACCGCATCCCCGCGCAGGCAGGCGCCTCGGCTCACGCCGACGCGCACGGCCATGACCATGCGCACCACGATACCAGTGCCAATACGGTGTATGGCTTCTGGATCTACCTGATGAGCGACTGCATCATCTTCGCCGGACTGTTCGCGGCTTTCGCCGTGCTGCGCGGCGAGCTGGCAGGCGGCCCGTCGGCGAAGGAGCTGTTCGAGCTCAACTACGTGCTGGTGGAGACCTTCATCCTGCTGTTCTCCTCGATCACGTACGGCATGGCGATGATCTCGCTGCAGAACCGCAGCCTGAGCCGCGTGCAGGTGTGGCTCGGCGTCACGTTCCTGCTGGGCCTGGCCTTCATGGCGATGGAAATCAACGAGTTCCATCACCTGATCGCCGAAGGTGCCGGCCCGGGCCGCAGCGCGTTCCTGTCGTCATTCTTCACCCTGGTCGGCACCCACGGCCTGCACGTTGCCAGCGGCATGCTGTGGATGATCGTGCTGATGTGGCAACTGTCGAAGAAGGGCATCACCCCGACCCTGACCAAGCGCCTGACCTGCCTGTCGCTGTTCTGGCACTTCCTGGACGTGGTCTGGATCGGCGTGTTTACCGTGGTCTACCTGATGGGACATCTGTGA
- the cyoD gene encoding cytochrome o ubiquinol oxidase subunit IV, whose translation MAQHNAPAAHGAHDSHDSHAGHDTHASFKSYAIGFILAVILTVIPFKLVMDGSMDKGTILWIILGMAVVQMLVHLKYFLHLDTSSEQRSNVIALLFTALILVIVVAGSLWIMHNLNANMMVM comes from the coding sequence ATGGCACAACACAACGCACCGGCGGCGCACGGCGCCCACGACTCGCACGATTCGCACGCGGGCCACGACACCCACGCCAGCTTCAAGTCGTACGCGATCGGCTTCATCCTGGCCGTGATCCTGACCGTGATCCCGTTTAAGCTTGTGATGGACGGCAGCATGGACAAGGGCACCATCCTCTGGATCATCCTCGGCATGGCCGTGGTCCAGATGCTGGTCCACCTGAAGTACTTCCTGCACCTGGACACGTCGTCTGAGCAGCGCAGCAACGTGATCGCGCTGCTGTTCACCGCGCTGATCCTGGTGATCGTGGTGGCGGGTTCGCTGTGGATCATGCACAACCTGAACGCCAACATGATGGTGATGTAA
- the urtA gene encoding urea ABC transporter substrate-binding protein, with translation MQRRDMLKLSAIAAAAMIGTSPLALAQSKEPIKVGILHSLSGTMAISETSLKDVALMTIDEINKSGGVLGRKLEPVVVDPASNWPLFAEKARQLITKDKVAVTFGCWTSVSRKSVLPVYEELNSLLFYPVQYEGEEMSKNVFYTGAAPNQQAIPAVEYLMSKEGGGAKRFYLLGTDYVYPRTTNKILRAFLKSKGVADKDIEEVYTPFGHSDYQTIVANIKKFSQGGKTAVISTINGDSNVPFYKELGNAGLKAKDVPVVAFSVGEEELRGIDTKPLVGHLAAWNYFMSVKNPENDAFRKQWAAWVKANNLPGGDKRVTNDPMEATYVGIHMWAQAVKKAGTTDTDKVRAAMYGQTFKAPDGFTLTMGENHHLYKPVMIGEVKGDGQFSVVWKTPKAVRAQPWSPFIAGNEGKPDKVM, from the coding sequence ATGCAACGACGTGACATGCTGAAGCTGTCGGCGATAGCCGCCGCGGCGATGATCGGTACCAGCCCGCTGGCGCTGGCGCAGTCCAAGGAGCCGATCAAGGTCGGCATCCTGCATTCGCTGTCCGGCACCATGGCCATTTCGGAGACGTCGCTGAAGGACGTGGCCCTGATGACCATTGATGAGATCAACAAGAGCGGCGGCGTGCTGGGACGCAAGCTGGAGCCGGTGGTGGTGGACCCGGCCTCGAACTGGCCGCTGTTCGCGGAAAAGGCGCGCCAGCTGATCACCAAGGACAAGGTCGCAGTGACCTTCGGCTGCTGGACCTCGGTGTCGCGCAAGTCGGTGCTCCCGGTCTATGAGGAACTGAACTCGCTGCTGTTCTACCCGGTGCAGTATGAAGGCGAAGAGATGTCGAAGAACGTCTTCTACACCGGTGCAGCGCCCAACCAGCAGGCGATCCCGGCGGTGGAATACCTGATGAGTAAGGAAGGCGGCGGCGCCAAGCGCTTCTACCTGCTGGGCACGGACTACGTCTACCCGCGCACCACCAACAAGATCCTGCGCGCCTTCCTGAAGAGCAAGGGCGTGGCCGACAAGGACATCGAAGAGGTCTACACCCCGTTCGGCCACAGCGACTACCAGACCATCGTCGCCAATATCAAGAAGTTCTCGCAGGGCGGCAAGACCGCGGTGATCTCCACTATCAACGGCGACTCCAACGTGCCGTTCTACAAGGAGCTGGGCAACGCCGGGCTGAAGGCCAAGGACGTGCCGGTGGTGGCGTTCTCGGTGGGTGAAGAGGAACTGCGCGGCATCGATACCAAGCCGCTGGTGGGCCACCTGGCCGCATGGAACTACTTCATGTCGGTCAAGAACCCCGAGAACGATGCCTTCCGCAAGCAGTGGGCGGCATGGGTCAAGGCCAACAATCTGCCCGGCGGCGACAAACGCGTGACCAACGATCCGATGGAAGCCACCTACGTCGGCATTCACATGTGGGCGCAGGCCGTGAAGAAGGCCGGCACCACCGACACCGACAAGGTGCGCGCCGCCATGTACGGCCAGACCTTCAAGGCACCGGACGGCTTCACCCTGACCATGGGCGAGAACCACCACCTGTACAAGCCGGTGATGATCGGCGAAGTGAAGGGTGATGGCCAGTTCTCGGTGGTGTGGAAGACGCCGAAGGCGGTGCGTGCGCAGCCGTGGAGCCCGTTCATCGCGGGTAATGAAGGCAAGCCGGACAAGGTGATGTAA
- the urtB gene encoding urea ABC transporter permease subunit UrtB: MAMPWLRALLAALLLAAAPWAAALTQADLKPLAEDDFDAKTAALAALAKAPPAEAGPILKALQDDALQYAPSVGMVRQDGDKTVDAITGKPVAVKADELESLTLNNSLRALVDSAASSLLLQSPDIAVRAQAVATLRAQPESASRAAVEAARKNEADAGLRTSLDVIWANLVLAEPADPAAHDARLEAIRILGSDSNPQSRQKLAPLVERDSAGNYREPDADVRLAAQQVLDTLRSDQRRAELIGNLFAGLSLGSVLLLAALGLAITYGLIGVINMAHGEFLMIGAYATYVVQSLFRAYAPGAFDWYLPAALPASFLAAAVVGFVLERLVLRHLYGRPLETLLATFGVSLLLMQAVRTLFGAQNVEVANPAWMSGGIEWMPGLVIPYNRIVIILFALAVVAVAWAVLNRTRLGLFVRATTQNRTMAACVGVRTWKVDSYAFAFGAGIAGLGGCALSQIGNVGPDLGQAYIIDSFMVVVLGGVGQLAGTIVGAFGLGIINKFIEPFYGAVLAKIFVLVLIVLFIQKRPQGLFALKGRSAEA, translated from the coding sequence ATGGCCATGCCATGGCTGCGCGCCTTGCTGGCGGCGCTGCTGCTGGCGGCTGCGCCGTGGGCCGCGGCGCTGACGCAGGCCGACCTGAAGCCGCTGGCCGAAGACGATTTCGATGCCAAGACCGCCGCGCTGGCCGCACTAGCCAAGGCACCCCCGGCGGAAGCCGGCCCGATCCTGAAAGCCTTGCAGGACGACGCGCTGCAATATGCACCATCGGTCGGCATGGTGCGCCAGGACGGCGACAAGACCGTCGATGCCATTACCGGCAAGCCGGTCGCGGTGAAAGCCGACGAACTGGAGTCCCTGACCCTGAACAACAGCCTGCGTGCGCTGGTCGACAGCGCCGCCAGCAGCCTGCTGCTGCAGTCACCCGACATCGCGGTGCGTGCGCAGGCGGTCGCCACGCTGCGCGCCCAGCCGGAAAGCGCCTCGCGCGCCGCGGTCGAAGCCGCGCGCAAGAACGAGGCCGATGCCGGCCTGCGCACCAGCCTGGACGTGATCTGGGCCAACCTGGTGCTGGCCGAGCCGGCCGATCCGGCAGCGCATGACGCGCGGCTTGAAGCCATCCGCATCCTCGGCAGCGACAGCAACCCGCAGAGCCGCCAGAAGCTGGCGCCGCTGGTGGAGCGCGACAGTGCCGGCAACTACCGCGAGCCCGATGCCGACGTGCGCCTGGCCGCGCAGCAGGTGCTGGACACGCTGCGCAGCGACCAGCGCCGCGCCGAGCTGATCGGCAACCTGTTCGCCGGGCTGAGCCTGGGCAGCGTGCTGCTGCTGGCCGCGCTGGGGCTGGCCATTACCTATGGCCTGATCGGCGTCATCAACATGGCGCACGGTGAATTCCTGATGATCGGCGCCTATGCCACCTACGTGGTGCAGTCGCTGTTCCGCGCCTACGCGCCGGGTGCGTTCGACTGGTACCTGCCGGCGGCGCTGCCGGCCTCGTTCCTGGCGGCAGCCGTGGTGGGCTTCGTGCTGGAGCGGCTGGTGCTGCGCCACCTGTACGGCCGCCCGCTGGAAACGCTGCTGGCCACCTTCGGCGTGAGCCTGCTGCTGATGCAGGCAGTGCGCACGCTGTTCGGCGCGCAGAACGTGGAAGTGGCCAACCCGGCGTGGATGAGCGGCGGCATCGAGTGGATGCCGGGCCTGGTGATTCCCTACAACCGCATCGTCATCATCCTGTTCGCGCTGGCGGTGGTGGCGGTGGCGTGGGCGGTGCTGAACCGCACGCGGCTCGGGCTGTTCGTGCGCGCCACCACGCAGAACCGCACCATGGCGGCCTGCGTCGGCGTGCGCACCTGGAAGGTCGACAGCTACGCCTTTGCCTTTGGCGCCGGCATTGCCGGGCTGGGCGGCTGCGCGCTGTCGCAGATCGGCAATGTCGGTCCCGACCTGGGCCAGGCCTACATCATCGATTCCTTCATGGTGGTGGTGCTGGGCGGGGTGGGGCAGCTGGCGGGCACCATCGTCGGCGCTTTCGGGCTGGGCATCATCAACAAGTTCATCGAGCCCTTCTATGGCGCGGTGCTGGCCAAGATCTTTGTCCTGGTGCTGATCGTGCTGTTTATCCAGAAGCGGCCGCAGGGACTTTTCGCGCTCAAGGGGCGCAGCGCGGAGGCATGA
- the urtC gene encoding urea ABC transporter permease subunit UrtC produces MQRFQSNSSATPFRLGVPERQALFSRRGWMALAALAVIVGIGVPVCALVLPEGHPLHLSAYALTLVGKIMCFALAAIALDLVWGYCGILSLGHGLFFALGGYAMGMYLMRAIGREGVYKSELPDFMVFLDWKELPWFWHGTEHLGYALLLVVLVPGVLAWLFGFFAFRSRIKGVYLSIITQAMTYAAMLLFFRNETGFGGNNGFTDFKRIAGFAIAAPQTRTALFVLTFLALLAGFIACRYIVTSKLGRVVTAVRDAEMRVMFSGYNPLGYKLFVWTFSAVLCGIAGALYVPQVGIINPGEMSPGNSIEMAVWVAVGGRGTLIGPVIGAFLVNGAKTLFTAHFAEYWLFLLGAMFVLVTLYLPDGVTGLWNRLRERRAAAPPAAADPVSAPAVAGRTGGEA; encoded by the coding sequence ATGCAGCGATTCCAATCGAATTCTTCCGCTACCCCGTTCCGGCTTGGCGTGCCTGAGCGCCAGGCGCTGTTCTCGCGGCGCGGCTGGATGGCGCTGGCGGCGCTGGCGGTGATCGTCGGCATCGGCGTGCCGGTGTGCGCGCTGGTGTTGCCGGAGGGCCATCCGCTGCACCTGTCGGCCTATGCGCTGACGCTGGTCGGCAAGATCATGTGCTTTGCGCTGGCCGCGATCGCGCTGGACCTGGTGTGGGGCTACTGCGGCATCCTGAGCCTGGGCCACGGGCTGTTCTTCGCGCTGGGCGGCTACGCCATGGGCATGTACCTGATGCGGGCGATCGGGCGCGAGGGCGTGTACAAGAGCGAGCTGCCGGACTTCATGGTGTTTCTCGACTGGAAGGAGCTGCCCTGGTTCTGGCACGGCACTGAGCACCTGGGCTACGCGCTGCTGCTGGTGGTGCTGGTGCCGGGCGTGCTGGCGTGGCTGTTCGGCTTCTTTGCCTTCCGCTCGCGCATCAAGGGCGTGTACCTGTCGATCATCACGCAGGCGATGACGTATGCGGCGATGCTGCTGTTCTTCCGCAACGAGACCGGTTTCGGCGGCAACAACGGCTTCACGGACTTCAAGCGCATTGCCGGCTTTGCGATTGCGGCGCCGCAGACGCGCACGGCGCTGTTCGTGCTGACCTTCCTGGCGCTGCTGGCGGGCTTCATCGCCTGCCGCTACATCGTCACGTCCAAGCTCGGGCGCGTGGTCACCGCAGTGCGCGATGCCGAGATGCGGGTGATGTTCTCCGGCTACAACCCGCTGGGCTACAAGCTGTTCGTGTGGACTTTCTCGGCAGTGCTGTGCGGCATCGCGGGTGCGCTGTATGTGCCGCAGGTGGGCATCATCAACCCTGGCGAGATGTCGCCCGGCAACTCGATCGAGATGGCGGTGTGGGTTGCCGTGGGCGGGCGCGGCACGCTGATCGGGCCGGTGATCGGCGCATTCCTGGTCAATGGCGCCAAGACCCTGTTCACCGCCCACTTCGCCGAATACTGGCTGTTCCTGCTGGGTGCGATGTTCGTGCTGGTGACCTTGTACCTGCCCGATGGCGTGACCGGGCTGTGGAACCGGCTGCGCGAGCGGCGTGCGGCCGCACCGCCAGCCGCTGCAGACCCTGTTTCCGCGCCTGCCGTGGCAGGCCGCACCGGAGGTGAAGCATGA